The segment CGGGTCTGGGGCTCTGACTACGTCGGCGACACCAAGACGCTCGACGTCCACGTCAAGCGGCTGCGGGCGAAGATCGAGCCGGACCCGTCCAACCCGCGGCACCTGGTGACGGTGCGCGGGCTGGGCTACAAGTTCGAGACCTGAGGTCAGTACTGGTCGTGCCGGTGCAGCCAGCCCATGATCTCCGGGCTGTCGGACCGCCCCGGCGGCTGCTCCCAGCCCTCCTGCCGTCCCAGCGCGGTCAGGTCCAGCCAGTTGTACGTGCCGATCATCAGGTCGCCGCCGCGGGCGTAGGACGAGTACGTGTGGAAGACCTGGTCGCCCTCGCGCAGGAACGCGCTGGTCCCCGGTGACTCGCCGGTCCAGCCCTGCCAGTCCGGGGCGTCGGCCCGGTCCCGGTAGTTGTACTCGGTCGACCCCTTGGCCGGGTCGTACGTGACCCGGAAGTCGTAGTTGAAGTCGCTGCCGGCCGACGAATACCACGGGACGACCCAGCCCATCCGCTCCTGGTACGCGGCCAGCTTCGGGTAGGGCGCGCGGGACACCAGAGCCAGCGTCGTGTCGCGGGCGTGCAGGTGGGACAGGTGCCCGATGTTGTCGGCCAGGAACGAGCAGGACGGGCAGCCCTCGTCCCAGTCCGGGTCGAACATGAAGTGGTAGATCAGCAGCTGGCGCCGGCCCTCGAACAGGTCCGGCAGCCGTACCTCGCCGGCCGGGCCGGTGAACGCGTAGTCCGCGGTCACCTCCTCCATCGGCAGCCGGCGCCGCTCCGCCGCGAGTGCGTC is part of the Mycobacteriales bacterium genome and harbors:
- a CDS encoding DUF899 domain-containing protein, which codes for MTRTETALPEVVAPAQWRAARIELLAKEKEFTKARDALAAERRRLPMEEVTADYAFTGPAGEVRLPDLFEGRRQLLIYHFMFDPDWDEGCPSCSFLADNIGHLSHLHARDTTLALVSRAPYPKLAAYQERMGWVVPWYSSAGSDFNYDFRVTYDPAKGSTEYNYRDRADAPDWQGWTGESPGTSAFLREGDQVFHTYSSYARGGDLMIGTYNWLDLTALGRQEGWEQPPGRSDSPEIMGWLHRHDQY